Proteins encoded by one window of Esox lucius isolate fEsoLuc1 chromosome 4, fEsoLuc1.pri, whole genome shotgun sequence:
- the timm8a gene encoding mitochondrial import inner membrane translocase subunit Tim8 A gives MDNQGATADPQLQQFIEIESQKQRFQQLVHQMTEVCWEKCMDKPGPKLDSRTEICFVNCVERFIDTSQFILNRLEQTQRSRGTFSESMSE, from the exons ATGGACAACCAAGGAGCAACGGCAGATCCTCAGCTTCAGCAATTCATTGAAATCGAGTCCcaaaaacaaaggtttcagCAGTTGGTTCATCAGATGACTGAAGTGTGTTGG GAGAAATGCATGGACAAGCCTGGGCCCAAGTTGGACTCCCGGACAGAGATCTGCTTTGTAAACTGTGTAGAGCGTTTCATTGACACTAGCCAATTCATCCTGAACAGACTGGAGCAGACTCAGAGGAGTAGAGGCACATTCTCAGAATCCATGTCTGAATAG
- the zgc:101583 gene encoding magnesium transporter NIPA2 — MDIGPNRTDFYIGLSLAVSSSVFIGGSFILKKKGLLRLASKGFMRAGQGGYAYLKEWLWWAGLISMGAGEAANFAAYAFAPATLVTPLGAMSVLVSAVLSSYFLNERLNVHGKIGCLLCILGSTVMVIHAPLEEEVASLTAMAEKLKDPGFIVFAVSVVVSSLILMFLVAPRFGHKNVLVYILICSVIGSLSVSCVKGLGIGIKELFAGTAVLKEPLFWCLLICLVICVSIQISYLNKALDIYNTSIVTPIYYVFFTTSVMACSAILFKEWLSMTTDGAVGTVSGFLTIILGIFLLHAFKDITFSRDSLPLYLRKGPHGSPWSQQPYVALYNPESQPNVLGEGKLAREGGSKGGYSPEGSIRRNNSFVNI; from the exons ATGGATATAGGACCGAACCGCACTGACTTCTACATTGGCCTCTCACTTGCCGTCAGCTCAAGTGTTTTCATTGGTGGAAGTTTCATTCTTAAGAAGAAAGGTCTTTTAAGATTGGCCAGCAAGGGGTTTATGCGAGCAG gTCAGGGTGGATATGCTTACCTCAAGGAATGGCTATGGTGGGCAGGACTAATATCTA TGGGCGCAGGGGAAGCAGCTAACTTTGCTGCTTATGCTTTTGCCCCTGCCACACTGGTGACCCCACTGGGAGCGATGAGTGTTCTTGTGAG TGCTGTGCTGTCCTCCTATTTCCTGAATGAGCGGTTGAATGTGCATGGAAAGATTggctgcttgctttgcatcctGGGATCCACTGTCATGGTCATCCACGCCCCCCTGGAGGAAGAGGTGGCCTCCCTTACTGCTATGGCTGAGAAGCTCAAAGACCCAG GGTTCATCGTGTTCGCTGTGTCTGTTGTGGTGAGCAGCTTGATTCTCATGTTCCTGGTTGCCCCACGCTTCGGCCATAAAAACGTGCTTGTGTACATCCTCATCTGCTCTGTGATCGGCTCCTTGTCGGTGTCTTGCGTCAAGGGGCTTGGTATCGGTATCAAGGAGCTATTTGCCGGCACTGCTGTCCTAAAGGAACCGCTGTTCTGGTGCCTGCTCATCTGCCTGGTGATCTGTGTCAGCATCCAGATCAGCTACCTCAATAAAGCCTTAGACATATACAACACCTCCATTGTCACCCCAATATATTACGTGTTCTTCACCACTTCTGTAATGGCGTGTTCGGCCATCCTCTTCAAAGAGTGGCTTAGCATGACCACGGATGGAGCCGTGGGGACTGTCAGTGGCTTTCTCACAATTATCCTAGGGATCTTTCTCCTCCACGCGTTCAAAGATATCACATTCAGCCGGGACTCGCTGCCACTGTACCTGAGGAAGGGGCCTCACGGGTCCCCCTGGAGCCAGCAGCCTTATGTTGCTCTGTACAACCCAGAAAGTCAGCCCAATGTGCTGGGGGAGGGGAAGCTGGCCAGGGAAGGGGGCTCTAAGGGCGGATACTCACCAGAGGGCTCCATAAGGAGAAACAACAGCTTTGTCAACATTTAG